A window from Schistosoma haematobium chromosome 1, whole genome shotgun sequence encodes these proteins:
- the DYNLL1_2 gene encoding Dynein light chain 1, cytoplasmic (EggNog:ENOG410VJ64~COG:Z) → MSSLKAIIKSVDMPDVMQQDAVDICAMAIKKYSMEKDIAAFMKKEFDRKYSPSWHCIVGSHFGTYISHEAKHFIYFFLDNHAVVLFRTGTVN, encoded by the exons ATGAGTAGTTTAAAAGCAATTATAAAAAGTGTTGATATGCCTGATGTAATGCAACAAGATGCTGTAGATATATGTGCTATGGcaattaaaaaatattcaatgGAAAAAGATATTGCAGCATTTATGAAAAAAGAATTTGATCGAAAATATTCACCTAGTTGGCATTGTATAGTTGGATCACATTTTGGCAC GTATATTTCACATGaagcaaaacattttatttatttctttttggaTAATCATGCTGTTGTATTATTCAGAACTGGAACAGTCAATTGA